The DNA window TCCGGCAATGTTGGTGGACGTGGCGGCGGTAAGCGCGGCGGCGATCTCGGCCGCGCGCTGCGCAGCGTCTATGACGATACGCTGCGCGAGCCGGTTCCTGACGATTTTCTCAGCCTCATCGGAAAGCTCGACTAGCTTCATCCGGGTGCCGGCGTGACGCTGGCCGAACGCTTCAGCCGCTTGCCGACGGCGGGCAAGCTGCTGGTCATGCTGACCGCCGTGCTGCTGCCCATCGGCATTGCGCTCATGTGGATGGGCGAGTCCGGCATCCGCCAAGCGAATGCCGCGCTTAAAGGCCGCGCCGACGACCAGGCGCGGTCCGCCGCCGAAAGCATGCAGGGCCTCATCGCACGCAACGCGCTGTCGCTGCGAATCGCCGCCAATGGGGCACTTGCCGCCGGGACCGCCGGCGCCTGCGAGCGAGCGGCCAACGCGCTGAGCACCGCACCCGGCGTCGCCCATACCTTCGAAATCGAAGACCGGGCCGGCAAGCCGATCTGCTCGGCTGGAACCGTCGGCGAAACCGGCAGCCTGCCCATCGCCGCTTCGGGGTCGATAGGGGTCCGCATTGCTCCGACGTTGGAGGCAGTCGCAGTTCGCGTCGGTGTCCCCGGCGGCATGGCGACCGCGCTGGTCCCGGTGGCGGAGCTGCGCCGATCGGCCCTGGATGCGCCCGGAGCGATCGAGGCGATCGTCCTTCACGACGGCGGGCGCGAGCTGCGCGTCCTTGGTGCTCCAAGCGAGCCGACACCGGCATTGAGGATGTCGGAGTGGAAAATTGGAGGCGACGACTTGTTCGCGCGGATCGGCACTGCCGATACGCAGCTCAGCGCTTATGACCGGTTGATCCTTCTCCTCCCGCTGCTGATG is part of the Sphingomicrobium sp. genome and encodes:
- a CDS encoding NepR family anti-sigma factor, translated to MSAKKGSDTEGTGDSKRPKRSNASGNVGGRGGGKRGGDLGRALRSVYDDTLREPVPDDFLSLIGKLD